A portion of the Oscillospiraceae bacterium genome contains these proteins:
- the spo0A gene encoding sporulation transcription factor Spo0A has product MDKVRFLMSDTGAQITAACREALEQKGVEVTVVEKDGNKVLQKMLSVRPQVVLLDAFMPGLDALAVKQRYNAAGERHTSFFVTGAFQSEEMVQELLDEGFAYYFVKPFDENVLASRVLKVALGQEKRVLHTSVDSDELTVTEILHQIGVPAHIKGYQFLRDAILLTMNEPEYINAVTKRLYPEIAKRNGTTASRVERAIRHAIEVAWDRGDVDTLNSYFGYTIHNLRGKPTNSEFIAMIADKMRLDKRQRVG; this is encoded by the coding sequence ATGGACAAAGTGAGATTTTTGATGTCGGATACCGGGGCACAGATCACGGCGGCCTGCCGCGAAGCACTGGAGCAGAAAGGCGTGGAGGTCACGGTCGTGGAAAAGGACGGGAACAAGGTCCTGCAGAAGATGCTGTCCGTCCGGCCGCAGGTGGTGCTGCTGGACGCCTTTATGCCGGGGCTGGATGCACTGGCGGTCAAGCAGCGCTACAATGCCGCCGGGGAGCGGCACACGTCCTTTTTTGTCACCGGTGCATTCCAGAGCGAGGAAATGGTGCAGGAATTGCTGGACGAAGGGTTTGCCTACTATTTTGTCAAGCCGTTTGACGAAAACGTGCTGGCATCCCGCGTGCTCAAGGTGGCTCTGGGACAGGAAAAACGGGTGCTCCACACCAGCGTGGACAGCGACGAGCTCACCGTGACCGAGATCCTGCACCAGATCGGTGTGCCCGCCCACATCAAGGGTTACCAGTTTCTGCGGGACGCCATCCTGCTCACGATGAACGAGCCGGAGTATATCAACGCGGTGACCAAGCGCCTGTACCCGGAGATCGCCAAGCGCAACGGCACCACCGCCAGCCGGGTGGAACGCGCCATCCGCCATGCCATCGAGGTGGCATGGGACCGCGGCGATGTGGACACCCTGAACAGCTACTTCGGCTACACCATCCACAACCTGCGCGGCAAGCCCACCAACAGCGAGTTCATCGCAATGATCGCCGATAAGATGCGGCTGGATAAGCGCCAGAGGGTGGGGTGA
- a CDS encoding ABC transporter permease, translating into MFAIFKREVRSCFHGMIGYVLTAFLLVASAIYFVALNLGYGLPDFGYYTLYNTIFMLLFYFPVLTMRSFAEERRTRTDQLLLTSPVPVPGIVLGKFFALCVVFALPCVVDAVMILTLWALGATAASTLANFAALLCYYLLGCAAIAIGVFLSSLTENQIIAAVAGAAALLLAYLMPSLRNMFTTGSAVALALFTVLAAVLSVVAGLRSRSFTLGCLTFAGCCAALTVLFLLRSSWLTEGFSAVLSALCLFAPFAEFVNSNFSIPTLVYYLTVTVLFLFFTVQELEKRRWN; encoded by the coding sequence ATGTTCGCAATTTTCAAACGGGAAGTCCGCAGCTGCTTCCATGGAATGATCGGCTATGTGCTCACCGCCTTTCTGCTGGTGGCATCGGCCATCTATTTTGTGGCGCTGAACCTGGGCTACGGCCTGCCGGACTTTGGCTACTATACGCTGTACAACACCATTTTTATGCTGCTGTTTTATTTTCCGGTGCTGACCATGCGCTCCTTTGCGGAGGAACGCCGCACCCGTACCGACCAGCTCCTGCTCACCAGTCCGGTGCCGGTGCCGGGCATCGTGCTGGGCAAGTTCTTTGCCCTGTGCGTGGTGTTTGCGCTGCCCTGCGTGGTGGACGCCGTCATGATCCTGACCCTGTGGGCACTGGGAGCTACCGCTGCCAGTACGCTGGCCAATTTTGCGGCGCTGCTGTGCTACTATCTGCTGGGCTGTGCCGCCATTGCCATCGGGGTGTTCCTGTCCAGCCTGACCGAAAACCAGATCATCGCGGCGGTGGCCGGAGCGGCGGCGCTGCTGCTGGCCTATCTGATGCCCAGCCTGCGCAATATGTTCACCACCGGCAGTGCCGTGGCGCTGGCATTGTTCACCGTATTGGCCGCGGTGCTCAGTGTGGTGGCGGGCCTGCGCAGCCGCAGCTTCACGCTGGGGTGTTTGACCTTTGCCGGGTGCTGTGCGGCGCTCACGGTGTTGTTCCTGCTGCGCAGCAGCTGGCTGACCGAGGGCTTCAGCGCCGTGCTGAGCGCACTGTGCCTGTTTGCTCCCTTTGCGGAATTCGTCAACAGCAATTTTTCCATCCCCACACTGGTGTACTATCTCACCGTGACGGTGCTGTTCCTGTTCTTTACCGTGCAGGAACTGGAAAAACGCCGCTGGAACTGA
- a CDS encoding TENA/THI-4 family protein, whose amino-acid sequence MAEMPFVSSLVQEDLPVWQQCLDTEFLRRMEDGTLDEACFKGYIVEDSLYLREYAKVFAWGMTKARTMETLRNYYSLLGFVQESEDVTRLHYLEQFGLSEADLQALPLRPENRAYVDCMINAAKNGEGEAECIMACLPCMLSYGWIFQKMLDRSPAVRDTLYGPLVQDYAGPGYADACRAWAAYAEKVCTGLSPERAARCRAIFHDCSVHELHFWEMSAKPRTDL is encoded by the coding sequence ATGGCTGAGATGCCTTTTGTTTCCTCCCTGGTGCAGGAGGACCTGCCGGTGTGGCAGCAGTGCCTGGACACCGAATTCCTGCGCAGGATGGAGGACGGCACTCTGGACGAAGCCTGTTTCAAGGGTTACATCGTGGAGGACAGTCTTTACCTGCGGGAATACGCCAAGGTGTTTGCCTGGGGAATGACCAAGGCCCGCACCATGGAGACGCTGCGCAATTACTACTCCCTGCTGGGCTTTGTGCAGGAGAGCGAGGATGTGACCCGTCTGCACTATCTGGAGCAGTTTGGCCTGTCGGAAGCCGACTTGCAGGCCTTGCCCCTGCGGCCGGAGAACCGCGCCTATGTGGACTGCATGATCAACGCCGCAAAAAACGGCGAGGGAGAGGCCGAATGCATCATGGCCTGCCTGCCCTGCATGCTGAGCTACGGCTGGATCTTCCAGAAAATGCTGGATCGCTCCCCTGCCGTGCGGGACACCCTCTACGGCCCGCTGGTGCAGGACTACGCCGGTCCCGGCTATGCGGACGCCTGCCGCGCCTGGGCCGCCTATGCGGAAAAGGTGTGCACCGGCCTGTCGCCGGAGCGCGCAGCCCGCTGCCGCGCCATCTTCCACGACTGCTCGGTGCATGAGCTGCATTTCTGGGAAATGTCGGCCAAGCCTCGCACAGATCTCTGA
- a CDS encoding chromate transporter, producing MICLTLFWNFLMIGTLSFGGGYGMISLVREVVLGHGWLTESEFLSFIAVSESTPGPLAVNMATFIGSSQAGLPGALVATLGVVLPSFVIILLVAAVLRSVLRYAGVQAVLDGVRPCVVAMILATAVTMSLSTLGGYTAGPTGGFAPDGRAIAVFVLLGLVHCGYKKIRQKAPSPIGMILLSAVLGIVFWH from the coding sequence ATGATCTGTCTGACCCTGTTCTGGAACTTCTTGATGATCGGAACCCTGTCTTTTGGCGGCGGTTACGGCATGATCTCGCTGGTGCGGGAGGTGGTGCTGGGCCACGGCTGGCTCACCGAGAGCGAATTCCTGAGTTTTATTGCGGTGTCGGAGTCCACCCCGGGGCCGCTGGCCGTGAACATGGCCACCTTCATCGGTTCGTCGCAGGCCGGGCTGCCGGGGGCACTGGTGGCTACGCTGGGCGTGGTGCTGCCGTCCTTTGTCATCATCCTGCTGGTGGCGGCGGTGCTGCGCAGCGTGCTCCGGTACGCCGGGGTACAGGCAGTGCTGGACGGGGTGCGCCCCTGTGTGGTGGCCATGATCCTGGCCACGGCGGTCACGATGAGCCTTTCCACGCTGGGCGGCTATACGGCCGGCCCGACGGGCGGCTTTGCACCGGATGGCCGGGCCATTGCGGTGTTTGTGCTGCTGGGGCTGGTGCACTGCGGGTACAAAAAAATACGGCAGAAAGCACCATCCCCCATTGGGATGATCCTGCTTTCTGCCGTACTGGGCATCGTGTTCTGGCACTGA
- a CDS encoding ABC transporter ATP-binding protein has product MDNSVIVSLRDIVVEFDGQRILDGLNLDIHDKEFVTLLGSSGCGKTTTLRLIAGFLEPNSGKVLLKGQDITGVPPYKRPVNTVFQKYALFPHLNVFENVAFGLRLKKMDEETIRRKVRNMLEVVGLKGFERRSISQMSGGQQQRVAIARSLVNEPEILLLDEPLGALDLKLRKEMQLELKRLQREMNITFIYVTHDQEEALTMSDTVVVMNGGKVQQIGTPEDIYNEPKNAFVADFIGDSNIVDGVMHKDFLVSFSGVDFPCVDRGFAREQSVQVVVRPEDIEVVSPVEGQLVGVVNDVIFKGVHFEMHVECEGREWLIHSTRACTPGETIGMRIGPNEIHIMARSEG; this is encoded by the coding sequence ATGGACAACTCGGTGATCGTTTCACTGCGGGATATCGTGGTGGAATTTGATGGTCAGCGCATTCTGGATGGGCTGAACCTCGACATCCATGACAAAGAGTTTGTGACGCTGCTGGGCTCCTCCGGCTGCGGCAAAACCACCACCCTTCGCCTGATCGCAGGCTTTCTGGAGCCCAACTCCGGCAAGGTGCTGCTCAAGGGCCAGGACATTACCGGTGTGCCGCCCTACAAACGCCCGGTGAATACCGTTTTCCAGAAGTACGCGCTGTTCCCGCACCTGAACGTGTTTGAGAATGTGGCCTTCGGCCTGCGCCTGAAGAAGATGGACGAAGAGACCATCCGCCGCAAGGTGCGCAACATGCTGGAGGTCGTGGGCCTGAAGGGCTTTGAGCGCCGCAGCATCAGCCAGATGTCCGGCGGCCAGCAGCAGCGCGTGGCCATCGCCCGCAGCCTGGTCAACGAACCGGAGATCCTGCTGCTGGACGAGCCTTTGGGCGCACTGGACCTGAAGCTGCGCAAGGAAATGCAGCTGGAGCTCAAGCGCCTGCAGCGCGAAATGAACATTACCTTTATTTATGTCACCCACGATCAGGAAGAAGCCCTGACCATGTCCGATACCGTTGTGGTCATGAACGGCGGCAAGGTGCAGCAGATCGGCACCCCGGAGGACATCTATAACGAGCCGAAGAACGCTTTTGTGGCAGACTTCATCGGCGATTCCAACATCGTGGACGGTGTGATGCACAAGGACTTCCTGGTGTCCTTCTCCGGCGTGGACTTCCCCTGTGTGGACCGCGGCTTTGCCCGGGAGCAGAGCGTGCAGGTCGTGGTGCGCCCCGAGGACATCGAGGTGGTCTCCCCGGTGGAAGGCCAGCTGGTGGGCGTGGTCAACGACGTCATCTTCAAGGGCGTGCACTTTGAAATGCATGTGGAGTGCGAGGGCCGCGAGTGGCTGATCCATTCCACCCGCGCCTGTACCCCCGGCGAGACCATCGGCATGCGCATCGGCCCCAACGAGATCCACATCATGGCACGGAGCGAGGGGTGA
- a CDS encoding GldG family protein, translating to MKNRKNRPVNGKVFRSGVYSTAILAAAILLAVLVNLVVRALPSKYTEFDLSEAKMYTLGDSSVQLAQSLQQDVTIYYLCETGSEDAIITKLLDHYAAESSHIHWEQKDPTLYPTFAAQYGAENASTGSLIVTSGEDSVVLDAADLYEYDYSDYYTTGSANVTFGGEKQITAAIYKLTSGDARVAYYTTNHGEQALTSSLTEALNAQNITLQPLDLLTSEIPEDCSLLIINAPTSDLASDDGLVDEVSMLQNYLNEGGRMLLTTNIYDETPNLDALMAEFGLSREPGIVVKGDSGHSLYGYPYSLFPDYGATEESTALNGVNKDTHVMLSVAQGLVLTETEDVTAEPLLNTSEQSYSKQDVNNAATTEKESGDTDGPFTLAAWACNDNTGAEVIWIGCPNVDNEQVYQSIPGNRTFLQGCAVSLAGDDSGLLIDTKALEAEPITVAASQATTLGLVFVFILPAAVLVAGAVVVLLRRRR from the coding sequence ATGAAAAACAGAAAGAACCGGCCGGTCAACGGCAAGGTGTTCCGCAGTGGGGTGTACTCCACCGCCATTCTGGCGGCTGCCATCCTGCTGGCGGTGCTGGTCAATCTGGTGGTGCGGGCACTTCCGTCCAAATACACGGAGTTTGACCTTTCGGAGGCCAAAATGTACACCCTGGGCGACAGCTCGGTGCAGCTGGCACAAAGCCTGCAGCAGGATGTGACCATTTACTATCTATGTGAGACGGGCAGCGAAGATGCCATCATCACGAAGCTGTTGGACCATTACGCCGCCGAAAGCAGCCATATCCATTGGGAGCAGAAGGACCCGACCCTTTACCCCACCTTTGCGGCGCAGTACGGGGCCGAAAATGCATCCACCGGAAGCCTGATCGTGACCAGCGGGGAGGACAGCGTGGTGCTGGATGCCGCCGATCTGTACGAGTATGACTACTCCGACTATTACACCACCGGCAGTGCCAATGTGACCTTTGGCGGAGAGAAGCAGATCACAGCCGCCATCTATAAACTCACCAGCGGCGACGCCCGGGTGGCCTACTATACCACGAACCATGGGGAACAGGCCCTGACCAGCTCCCTCACCGAGGCGCTGAACGCCCAGAACATCACCCTGCAGCCGCTGGATCTGCTGACCAGCGAGATCCCGGAGGATTGCAGCCTGCTGATCATCAACGCACCCACGTCGGATCTTGCGTCGGATGACGGACTGGTGGACGAGGTGTCCATGCTGCAGAACTACCTGAACGAGGGCGGCAGGATGCTGCTGACTACCAACATCTACGACGAGACCCCCAATCTGGACGCCCTGATGGCAGAGTTCGGTCTGTCGCGGGAGCCGGGCATCGTGGTGAAAGGTGACTCCGGCCATTCGCTGTACGGCTATCCGTACTCCCTGTTCCCGGATTACGGCGCCACGGAGGAGAGCACGGCCCTGAACGGCGTGAACAAGGACACCCATGTGATGCTCTCGGTGGCACAGGGTCTTGTGCTGACCGAGACGGAGGATGTGACCGCGGAACCCCTGCTCAACACCTCGGAGCAGTCCTACAGCAAGCAGGACGTCAACAACGCCGCAACCACCGAAAAGGAGAGCGGCGACACCGACGGCCCCTTTACACTGGCCGCCTGGGCATGCAACGACAACACCGGAGCGGAAGTGATCTGGATCGGCTGCCCGAATGTGGACAACGAACAGGTGTATCAGTCCATTCCCGGCAACCGCACCTTCCTGCAGGGCTGTGCCGTTTCGCTGGCCGGGGATGACAGCGGTCTGCTCATCGACACTAAGGCGCTGGAAGCTGAGCCTATCACGGTGGCAGCTTCGCAGGCCACGACCCTGGGGTTGGTGTTCGTGTTCATCCTGCCTGCCGCCGTGCTCGTAGCCGGTGCCGTGGTGGTGCTGCTGCGCCGCCGCCGATAA
- the rpmE gene encoding 50S ribosomal protein L31: MKQGIHPNYVDCTITCACGNVIKTRSTKPEIHVEVCSKCHPFYTGKQKLVDTGGRVERFNKRFGRNK, translated from the coding sequence ATGAAACAGGGTATCCATCCGAATTACGTTGACTGCACCATCACCTGCGCATGCGGCAACGTGATCAAGACTCGTTCCACCAAGCCCGAGATCCACGTCGAAGTTTGCTCCAAGTGCCACCCCTTCTACACTGGCAAGCAGAAGCTGGTCGACACCGGCGGACGTGTTGAGCGCTTCAACAAGCGCTTTGGCCGTAATAAGTAA
- a CDS encoding ABC transporter ATP-binding protein has translation MVEVSHLSKNYGSHPAIRDLTFSVADGQVYGLLGPNGAGKSTIMNILTSYLAPTGGEVKVAGFSLPEQAQQAKACVGYLPEQPPLYPEMTVQEYLDFAAELKGVKKAQRREQVQQAARRTGLDQVMPRLIRSLSKGYRQRVGIAQALLGSPQLIILDEPTVGLDPAQVIGIRKLIRELGKTHTVILSSHILSEVQAVCSRVLILSKGALVAEGTPEQLSEKLSPGIRLRVTALGSSDTVLPVVEAVPGITGVQLVSEADGEVTFTAETADTTDRRAEVSRALSEAGCTVLELTAENRSLEEVFLALTGETADVPEEPETEPKGE, from the coding sequence GTGGTCGAAGTATCGCATCTGAGCAAGAATTACGGCAGCCATCCGGCCATCCGGGATCTGACCTTTTCCGTGGCGGACGGGCAGGTATATGGACTGCTGGGCCCCAACGGCGCGGGCAAATCCACCATTATGAACATCCTGACCAGCTACCTGGCCCCCACCGGCGGGGAAGTGAAGGTGGCAGGCTTTTCCCTGCCGGAGCAGGCGCAGCAGGCCAAAGCCTGTGTGGGCTACCTGCCGGAGCAGCCGCCGCTGTACCCGGAAATGACCGTGCAGGAATATCTGGACTTTGCGGCCGAGCTCAAGGGGGTCAAAAAAGCCCAGCGCCGCGAGCAGGTGCAGCAGGCCGCCCGGCGCACCGGGCTGGATCAGGTGATGCCCCGGCTCATCCGCAGCCTGTCCAAGGGCTACCGCCAGCGCGTGGGCATTGCGCAGGCTCTTCTGGGCAGCCCGCAGCTGATCATTCTGGATGAGCCCACGGTCGGCCTGGATCCGGCGCAGGTCATCGGCATCCGTAAACTGATCCGGGAACTGGGCAAGACCCACACGGTCATCCTGTCCAGCCACATCCTCAGCGAGGTGCAGGCGGTGTGCAGCCGGGTGCTGATCCTCTCCAAGGGAGCGTTAGTGGCCGAGGGCACTCCGGAGCAGCTGAGTGAGAAGCTGAGCCCCGGCATCCGCCTGCGTGTTACCGCGCTGGGCAGCAGCGATACGGTGCTGCCGGTCGTGGAAGCGGTGCCGGGTATTACCGGGGTGCAGCTGGTCAGCGAAGCAGACGGCGAGGTGACCTTTACTGCGGAGACTGCCGACACCACCGACCGCCGCGCCGAGGTGTCCCGCGCTCTTTCGGAGGCGGGGTGCACGGTGCTGGAGCTGACGGCGGAGAACCGCAGCCTGGAGGAAGTGTTCCTGGCGCTGACCGGGGAAACCGCCGATGTGCCGGAAGAACCGGAAACCGAACCGAAAGGAGAATGA
- a CDS encoding chromate transporter, translating into MKQTRTRALFATFFKIGAFTFGGGYAMVALLEHEFVEEKQWVTREEFLDMVAIAESTPGPMAVNSATYIGYKLEGVPGAAASTLAVCLPSFAVIYAISLFFDQFLQLSVVSSAFRGIQVCVVYLVLSAGLKMLKNLKKDAFSRAVLAAVLLAMVSCSVLAVSFSSIFYILLSGAAGLAVYGVQQLRKEAGAK; encoded by the coding sequence ATGAAACAGACCAGAACGCGGGCGCTTTTTGCGACCTTTTTTAAAATTGGAGCGTTTACCTTTGGCGGCGGCTATGCCATGGTGGCCCTGCTGGAACATGAATTTGTGGAAGAAAAGCAGTGGGTCACCCGGGAAGAGTTTTTGGACATGGTGGCCATTGCGGAATCTACCCCCGGCCCCATGGCGGTGAACAGTGCCACTTACATCGGCTACAAGCTCGAGGGGGTGCCCGGCGCAGCGGCTTCCACGCTGGCGGTGTGTCTGCCGTCTTTCGCAGTCATCTATGCCATCTCACTGTTCTTTGACCAGTTTTTGCAGCTGTCGGTGGTGTCCAGCGCGTTCCGGGGCATTCAGGTGTGCGTGGTCTACTTAGTGCTCTCGGCGGGGCTTAAGATGCTGAAGAACCTGAAAAAGGATGCCTTCAGCCGGGCGGTCCTGGCGGCGGTGCTGCTGGCCATGGTGAGCTGCTCGGTGCTGGCGGTGTCCTTCTCGTCCATCTTCTACATTCTGCTCAGCGGGGCGGCGGGCCTTGCGGTGTACGGGGTGCAGCAGCTGCGGAAGGAGGCGGGTGCAAAATGA
- a CDS encoding DUF4340 domain-containing protein: MNAKRRTLAVLAAVIAVLGLALWALNRSTAAEEAASSAAADGTIPLCSFSAADLSRITYTYNGQILTLDDADGSWTLAEDSDYHLDESVCNTMVTALSSLHAKRQLDAQAGEDYGFDAPELTVTVTAAGQTTTLTFGSSNTVTGDRYVQKDGDTALYTVDASRTACFACDKAGLFGSFSPADFAASEVEQVAYTLASGEKVSLTAGSELAGDGDEADSASYETVWRFAGDADTDLNQDKVQSVLSALSSYVSGQITPADGADPAACGFDAPLAVVQVTTADGTKTLTYASGTDGDYLMVEGDDSIYAVDGSIVQAVTRTADALTAA; the protein is encoded by the coding sequence ATGAACGCAAAACGACGCACCCTTGCGGTGCTTGCGGCGGTGATCGCAGTGCTGGGGCTGGCGCTCTGGGCCCTGAACCGCAGCACTGCCGCAGAGGAAGCCGCTTCCAGTGCGGCGGCCGATGGTACCATCCCGCTGTGCTCTTTCTCTGCCGCTGACCTGAGCCGCATCACCTACACCTACAACGGGCAGATCCTCACGCTGGACGATGCGGACGGCAGCTGGACGCTGGCGGAGGACTCGGACTACCATCTGGACGAGAGCGTCTGCAATACCATGGTCACAGCGCTTTCGTCCCTCCATGCAAAGCGGCAGCTGGACGCGCAGGCCGGGGAGGACTACGGCTTTGACGCGCCGGAGTTGACTGTAACAGTCACGGCGGCCGGGCAGACCACCACCCTGACCTTTGGCAGCAGCAACACCGTCACCGGCGACCGCTATGTGCAGAAGGACGGAGACACCGCCCTGTATACCGTGGACGCCAGCCGGACGGCCTGCTTTGCCTGCGATAAGGCCGGGCTGTTCGGCAGCTTCAGCCCGGCGGACTTTGCCGCGTCGGAGGTGGAGCAGGTGGCGTATACGCTGGCCAGCGGGGAAAAAGTCTCGCTGACTGCCGGTTCCGAGCTGGCAGGGGACGGAGACGAAGCGGATTCGGCTTCCTACGAGACGGTGTGGCGCTTTGCCGGAGATGCCGACACGGACCTGAATCAGGACAAGGTGCAGAGCGTGCTCTCGGCCCTGAGCAGCTATGTGTCCGGCCAGATCACCCCCGCCGACGGCGCGGACCCGGCGGCCTGCGGCTTTGATGCCCCGTTGGCCGTGGTACAGGTGACCACGGCCGACGGAACAAAGACCCTCACCTATGCCAGCGGCACCGATGGGGATTACCTGATGGTGGAAGGCGATGATTCCATCTATGCAGTGGACGGCAGCATCGTACAGGCCGTGACCCGGACGGCCGACGCGCTGACAGCGGCCTGA
- the thiD gene encoding bifunctional hydroxymethylpyrimidine kinase/phosphomethylpyrimidine kinase, with amino-acid sequence MKTALTIAGSDSSGGAGIQADIKTMTANGVFAMSAITALTAQNTTGVTDIFETTPRFLAEQLDAIFTDIYPDAVKIGMVSSAELIDTIAEKLHAYEAKHIVVDPVMVATSGSKLLRDDAVQALTAKLLPMAEVLTPNIPEAEILSGMTISDAAGMEAAAKAISEKYGCAVLCKGGHQINDADDLLWRSGTGKWFHGKRIANPNTHGTGCTLSSAIASNLAKGCDLDTSVERAKAYISGCLSAMLDLGHGSGPMDHMFALKGEFVDG; translated from the coding sequence ATGAAAACTGCTTTGACCATTGCCGGCAGCGATTCCAGCGGCGGTGCCGGCATCCAGGCCGACATCAAGACCATGACTGCCAACGGCGTGTTTGCCATGAGCGCCATCACCGCCCTGACGGCCCAGAACACCACCGGTGTCACCGATATCTTTGAGACCACGCCCCGCTTTCTGGCAGAGCAGCTGGATGCCATCTTCACCGACATCTACCCAGATGCCGTCAAGATCGGCATGGTGAGCTCTGCCGAGCTCATCGACACCATTGCCGAAAAGCTGCATGCTTACGAGGCAAAGCACATCGTGGTGGACCCCGTGATGGTGGCCACTTCCGGCTCCAAGCTGCTGCGGGACGACGCTGTGCAGGCCCTGACCGCCAAGCTGCTGCCCATGGCCGAGGTGCTCACTCCCAACATCCCGGAGGCCGAGATCCTGTCCGGCATGACCATCTCCGACGCCGCCGGCATGGAGGCTGCCGCAAAGGCCATCAGCGAGAAATACGGCTGTGCCGTGCTGTGCAAGGGCGGCCACCAGATCAACGACGCCGACGACCTGCTGTGGCGCAGCGGCACCGGCAAATGGTTCCACGGCAAACGCATCGCCAACCCCAACACCCACGGCACCGGCTGCACCCTGTCCAGCGCCATTGCCTCCAATCTGGCCAAAGGCTGCGATCTGGACACCTCGGTGGAGCGGGCCAAGGCCTACATTTCCGGCTGCCTGTCCGCCATGCTGGATCTGGGCCACGGCTCCGGCCCCATGGATCATATGTTTGCTCTGAAGGGAGAGTTTGTGGATGGCTGA
- the spoIVB gene encoding SpoIVB peptidase — protein MHRAGLVRLVRMGLVYLLVAAAAALGWLWHALPGEICLEPGQTLQLPRFAWVEPLRGRGSRNVASTRAVGSYQVTLALGGWLPVRTIRAVVTERPTVTVCGTPFGVKMFSEGTLVVGFSDVNTAAGPENPAKAAGLRLGDRVIRIGSTATEDNDAVKQALEAAQGSAVEVVYVRSGEQRQTSLTPVWDASSAQWRAGMWVRDSSAGVGTMTFVDRQLGVFAGLGHPISDSDTGESVALRSGEIVACSIVGCTGGTIGSPGELKGKFLGTHALGSIGINGPNGVYGTLRTALPGETRELAFAQEVVPGEAEIWATTEGETPRAYKVRIEKVNDADPRRNMILRVTDPALLAKTGGIVQGMSGSPILQNGRLVGAVTHVLVNDPTRGYGIFAQTMLEQAQQAAKTDHAA, from the coding sequence ATGCACAGAGCGGGGCTGGTGCGCCTTGTACGGATGGGGCTTGTCTACCTGCTGGTGGCGGCTGCGGCGGCGCTGGGCTGGCTGTGGCATGCTCTGCCGGGGGAGATCTGTCTGGAGCCCGGGCAGACGCTGCAATTGCCGCGCTTTGCCTGGGTGGAGCCCTTGCGGGGGCGGGGAAGCCGCAACGTGGCCAGCACCCGGGCGGTGGGAAGTTATCAGGTCACGCTGGCGCTGGGCGGCTGGCTGCCGGTACGCACCATCCGTGCGGTGGTCACCGAACGCCCGACGGTGACCGTGTGCGGAACGCCCTTCGGGGTCAAGATGTTCTCGGAAGGTACCCTCGTGGTGGGATTTTCGGATGTAAACACCGCCGCCGGGCCGGAAAACCCGGCCAAGGCTGCCGGGCTGCGTCTGGGGGACCGGGTCATCCGCATCGGCAGCACGGCCACCGAGGACAACGACGCCGTGAAGCAGGCACTGGAAGCGGCGCAGGGCAGCGCGGTGGAGGTGGTGTACGTCCGCAGCGGGGAACAGCGGCAGACCAGCCTGACCCCGGTGTGGGATGCCTCTTCCGCCCAGTGGCGGGCCGGAATGTGGGTGCGGGATTCTTCCGCAGGGGTGGGCACCATGACCTTTGTGGACCGGCAGCTGGGGGTGTTTGCCGGGCTGGGCCACCCCATCAGCGACAGCGACACCGGCGAAAGCGTAGCCCTGCGCAGCGGCGAGATCGTGGCCTGCAGCATTGTGGGCTGCACCGGCGGCACCATTGGCAGTCCGGGGGAGCTGAAGGGAAAATTCCTTGGCACCCATGCGCTGGGCAGCATTGGCATCAATGGACCGAACGGTGTCTACGGCACCCTGCGCACCGCGCTGCCGGGCGAAACGCGGGAGCTGGCCTTTGCACAGGAGGTGGTGCCCGGCGAAGCGGAGATCTGGGCCACCACCGAGGGCGAGACGCCCCGGGCCTACAAAGTGCGCATCGAGAAGGTGAACGATGCCGACCCCCGCCGGAATATGATCCTGCGGGTGACCGATCCGGCACTCCTGGCCAAAACCGGCGGCATCGTGCAGGGCATGAGCGGCAGCCCCATCCTGCAGAACGGGCGGCTGGTGGGCGCGGTGACCCATGTGCTGGTCAACGACCCTACCCGGGGCTACGGCATCTTTGCCCAGACCATGCTGGAACAGGCACAGCAGGCGGCAAAAACAGATCACGCAGCCTGA